One Sulfolobus sp. S-194 DNA segment encodes these proteins:
- a CDS encoding Zn-ribbon domain-containing OB-fold protein: protein MSWDKIGIEDKLLSWHEIMEAEEYVYTVGVAGEEFFNGLKQKKIIGGKCPRCGRIYVPARLYCEECFVKNDFVEVTSRPYIDTYTVIYKDDEGNKLEKPQVIALIRFEGTHGGLLGYVEGEANIGKEVEILEYKIPLIVRVK, encoded by the coding sequence ATGAGTTGGGATAAGATTGGTATTGAAGATAAATTATTATCATGGCACGAAATAATGGAAGCTGAAGAATATGTTTATACTGTAGGTGTTGCTGGTGAAGAATTCTTTAATGGGTTAAAGCAAAAGAAAATTATAGGAGGAAAATGTCCTAGATGTGGAAGAATATATGTTCCAGCTAGGCTTTATTGTGAGGAATGTTTCGTTAAAAACGATTTTGTTGAGGTTACTTCAAGGCCTTACATAGATACTTATACGGTTATTTATAAGGACGATGAGGGGAATAAGCTAGAAAAGCCTCAAGTCATAGCGTTAATACGATTTGAAGGTACTCACGGTGGTTTACTAGGATACGTTGAAGGTGAGGCAAATATTGGAAAAGAAGTTGAAATACTTGAATACAAAATACCATTAATAGTGAGGGTTAAATGA